A window from Sebastes fasciatus isolate fSebFas1 chromosome 22, fSebFas1.pri, whole genome shotgun sequence encodes these proteins:
- the LOC141761072 gene encoding RNA-binding protein 4.1-like, whose amino-acid sequence MSVKLSTSRLRTAPGMGDRSGCYRCGQEGHWSKECPLDQNGYHRNGSEPTSDGYDDSRFGGHARNRGYHPDFSGDPDYGGGYAPVHVFSRGSGHSSSMAGYRRGSGYESAMRYGPHPGYGISAVAEHSMPPMYGSEAAYRSNGSLYGAVPAYPMRRSPYEERDPYGVVDYYEKFRANAYGGSYYDERCAVPLPAPSTSSSSALMRERLPPSSHDPYECPPLPPPPAPVSSYYARDRSPIRRVPVEADGYAYERSRLSPMPAPPRSSSYDHPGADRARYAY is encoded by the coding sequence ATGAGCGTGAAGCTTTCGACTAGCCGCCTGCGTACTGCGCCGGGAATGGGAGACAGATCGGGTTGTTATCGTTGCGGGCAGGAAGGCCACTGGTCCAAAGAATGCCCTCTAGACCAAAATGGCTACCACAGAAACGGCTCAGAGCCAACGTCTGATGGATACGATGACTCGAGATTTGGCGGGCATGCTCGCAACAGGGGTTATCATCCGGACTTCAGTGGCGATCCAGATTATGGTGGCGGCTATGCTCCTGTACATGTTTTTTCCCGGGGTTCTggtcacagcagcagcatggcAGGGTACAGACGGGGTTCAGGCTATGAGAGTGCAATGAGATACGGGCCACACCCAGGTTACGGCATTAGCGCCGTTGCTGAACATAGCATGCCTCCGATGTATGGCAGCGAGGCGGCATACAGGAGCAACGGCTCACTCTATGGCGCGGTACCAGCCTACCCGATGCGACGGTCGCCTTATGAGGAAAGGGATCCGTACGGGGTCGTGGACTACTACGAGAAGTTCAGGGCCAATGCCTACGGAGGCAGTTATTACGATGAACGTTGCGCTGTCCCCTTGCCTGCTCCATCAACATCCTCCTCTTCAGCTTTAATGAGGGAACGTCTGCCCCCCTCTAGCCACGACCCATACGAGtgccctcccctccctcctccaccagCCCCAGTCTCCTCCTACTACGCACGAGACCGGAGTCCGATTCGGAGAGTCCCTGTCGAGGCAGATGGATACGCATATGAGCGTTCGCGCCTTTCTCCGATGCCGGCTCCCCCAAGAAGTTCTTCCTATGATCACCCTGGCGCTGATCGGGCACGATATGCATACTAA
- the LOC141761073 gene encoding RNA-binding protein 4.1-like, translating to MVKIFIGNLSPDTTSEELRSLFSQYGKIGECSIVKNFGFVHMDSKSEAEEAISNLHHYELNGQPMNVELSRGKTKGSTKLHVGNIACTNQELRAKFEEYGSVVECDIVKNYAFVHMDRMEDAMEVINQLDNTAFKGELLGWD from the coding sequence atggtgaaaatattcattGGGAACTTGTCACCAGACACTACATCAGAGGAACTTCGCTCTCTCTTCTCCCAATATGGCAAGATTGGAGAATGCTCCATTGTCAAGAACTTTGGCTTTGTGCACATGGATAGCAAGTCTGAGGCGGAAGAAGCCATCAGCAATCTCCACCACTATGAGCTAAATGGCCAGCCTATGAATGTAGAATTGAGCCGCGGCAAGACTAAAGGATCCACTAAACTACACGTCGGCAACATTGCCTGCACCAACCAGGAGCTGAGGGCCAAGTTTGAAGAGTATGGCTCCGTGGTGGAGTGTGACATAGTAAAAAACTATGCTTTTGTTCACATGGATCGAATGGAGGACGCCATGGAGGTCATTAATCAGTTAGACAACACGGCTTTTAAAGGTGAACTCTTGGGCTGGGATTAA